One stretch of Actinopolymorpha sp. NPDC004070 DNA includes these proteins:
- the trpD gene encoding anthranilate phosphoribosyltransferase — MAQQQPALTWPRLLGLLLRGEDLTSEQASWAMGEILDGQITPVQVAGFAVALRLKGETVDEVDGMVGAMYAHARTIDVPGRAVDVVGTGGDGAHTVNISTMAALVAAGAGARVAKHGSRSASSLCGAADLLESLGIPLDLPPARVAEIAAEVGITFCFAPHFHAAMRHAAQTRRELGVPTTFNILGPLSNPARPGAQAVGVADPRMARIVAGVFAARGVDAFVFRGDDGLDELTTTTTSSVWVVGDGVVSEEKLDPAELGIDPAPADALRGGDVTFNTDVCRRVLAGERGPVRDAVLLNAAAALAVHEPSPEPLLDRIRAGYARAVDSVDEGRAEATLKRWVAAARS, encoded by the coding sequence ATGGCGCAGCAGCAGCCGGCCCTGACCTGGCCGCGACTTCTCGGCCTGCTCCTGCGCGGAGAGGACCTCACCAGCGAGCAGGCGTCCTGGGCGATGGGCGAGATCCTCGACGGCCAGATCACCCCGGTGCAGGTGGCGGGTTTCGCCGTGGCACTGCGCCTGAAGGGGGAGACCGTCGACGAGGTGGACGGCATGGTCGGTGCGATGTACGCCCACGCCCGCACGATCGACGTGCCCGGCCGCGCGGTCGACGTGGTGGGTACCGGCGGGGACGGCGCGCACACGGTCAACATCTCCACCATGGCCGCACTGGTCGCCGCCGGCGCAGGCGCCCGGGTGGCCAAGCACGGCAGCCGCAGCGCCTCGTCCCTGTGCGGTGCGGCCGACCTGCTGGAGTCCCTCGGCATCCCGCTGGACCTGCCGCCCGCCCGGGTCGCGGAGATAGCCGCGGAGGTGGGCATCACGTTCTGCTTCGCCCCGCACTTCCACGCCGCCATGCGCCACGCCGCGCAGACCCGGCGCGAGCTCGGTGTACCCACGACGTTCAACATCCTCGGGCCGCTGTCCAACCCCGCCCGGCCGGGCGCCCAGGCGGTGGGGGTGGCCGATCCACGGATGGCGCGGATCGTCGCCGGCGTGTTCGCCGCGCGCGGCGTCGACGCCTTCGTCTTCCGCGGCGACGACGGGCTGGACGAGCTCACAACCACGACCACCTCGTCGGTGTGGGTCGTGGGGGACGGCGTGGTGAGCGAGGAGAAGCTGGACCCTGCCGAGCTCGGTATCGACCCGGCGCCGGCGGATGCCCTGCGCGGCGGTGACGTGACGTTCAACACAGACGTCTGCCGGCGGGTGCTCGCGGGCGAACGCGGGCCGGTGCGGGACGCGGTGCTGCTGAACGCCGCCGCCGCGCTCGCCGTGCACGAGCCGTCACCCGAGCCGCTGCTGGACCGGATTCGCGCGGGCTACGCGCGCGCCGTCGACTCGGTGGACGAGGGCCGGGCCGAGGCGACCCTCAAGCGCTGGGTGGCCGCGGCCCGCAGTTAG
- a CDS encoding NYN domain-containing protein, giving the protein MSNGAAAPQDPPDDLGRPLPEPVRQRVVGMASDTLGELAADEVPSALRPFARFAPGRRARLAAIPIAAAVDADADFRARVADRIRNLVPDLAAAVAEGRRPSAVDPMDVAATAYVLRPLGWEVVVGEVLDQLERETATLAGERESESLTRLREQVAEARAGVRQERDRRRHELAALKEENATLRRTLRQARERARAAEEEAARQAELAARAREEAAADTARADAELRRLRTRIADAEAAIEVNRRSAREGRDLASVRLRLLLDTLVDAAQGLRRELALPPTQSRPADSVPAREAAVGGLPSGPEGVIPLETLLTVPQVHLVVDGYNVTKTAWPTLPLETQRTRLVTALGGVAARTGAEVTCVFDGAKLAVPPPLNTPRGVRVRFSPAGISADDVIRQLVAAEPEGRPVVVVSSDREIADGVRRSGARPIASDALVRLLAR; this is encoded by the coding sequence GTGAGCAACGGAGCAGCGGCGCCGCAGGACCCGCCCGACGACCTCGGCCGGCCGCTGCCCGAACCGGTGCGCCAGCGCGTCGTCGGGATGGCCTCGGACACCCTCGGCGAGCTGGCCGCCGACGAGGTGCCGTCCGCGCTGCGGCCGTTCGCCCGGTTCGCTCCGGGCCGGCGCGCCCGGCTGGCGGCCATCCCCATCGCGGCCGCCGTCGACGCCGACGCGGACTTCCGTGCCCGCGTGGCCGACCGCATCCGGAACCTCGTGCCCGATCTCGCCGCGGCGGTCGCCGAGGGGCGCCGGCCGTCCGCGGTCGATCCGATGGACGTCGCCGCCACGGCGTACGTCCTGCGGCCACTGGGCTGGGAGGTCGTCGTCGGCGAGGTGCTCGACCAGCTCGAACGCGAGACCGCCACGCTGGCCGGTGAGCGCGAGTCGGAGTCGCTCACCCGGTTGCGGGAGCAGGTGGCCGAGGCGCGCGCCGGAGTACGCCAGGAACGCGATCGCCGCCGGCACGAGCTCGCCGCGCTGAAGGAGGAGAACGCCACCCTGCGGCGGACGCTGCGCCAGGCCCGGGAGCGGGCACGGGCGGCGGAGGAGGAGGCGGCCCGGCAGGCGGAGCTGGCCGCCCGGGCCAGGGAGGAGGCGGCGGCCGACACCGCCCGTGCGGACGCCGAGCTGCGCCGGCTGCGAACGCGCATCGCGGACGCGGAAGCCGCCATCGAGGTGAACCGCCGCTCCGCGAGGGAGGGCCGGGACCTGGCGAGCGTCCGGTTGCGGCTGCTGCTGGACACGCTGGTGGACGCCGCCCAGGGGCTGCGGCGCGAGCTCGCACTGCCGCCCACCCAGTCACGGCCGGCCGACTCGGTGCCGGCGAGGGAAGCTGCCGTCGGTGGGCTGCCGTCCGGTCCGGAGGGCGTCATACCGCTGGAGACGCTGCTCACCGTGCCGCAGGTCCACCTGGTCGTGGACGGCTACAACGTGACCAAGACGGCCTGGCCGACCCTTCCGCTGGAGACTCAGCGCACCCGCCTGGTGACCGCGCTGGGCGGCGTGGCCGCTCGGACCGGCGCCGAGGTGACCTGCGTCTTCGACGGGGCGAAGCTCGCCGTGCCGCCGCCGCTGAACACACCGAGAGGTGTGCGTGTCCGGTTCAGCCCGGCCGGGATCAGCGCCGACGACGTGATCCGCCAGCTGGTCGCGGCCGAGCCCGAGGGCCGTCCGGTGGTGGTCGTCTCCAGCGACCGTGAGATCGCGGACGGGGTACGCCGCTCCGGCGCCCGGCCGATCGCCTCCGACGCGCTGGTGCGTCTGCTGGCGCGCTGA
- a CDS encoding class I SAM-dependent methyltransferase yields MTTKDRENLLYQLRYALRNPAKVPPYARRLARDTVLRLRNRDHVDYYRAVMKSDASRSAEAAVGSKSHARWLALGRMQFDYLVEHGLKPGHRMLEIGCGNLRAGRLFIDHLDAGNYYGIDISPDILIAAQLTLVEDGLQAKLPHLTPVRDLRFEFLPDAYFDVVHAHSVFSHSPLPVIEECFAHVGRVLAPSGFFDFTFDRTEGREHQVLREDFYYRTETLLQLAQRHGLRGEFMADWEKRPHGQSKIRLRRA; encoded by the coding sequence GTGACGACGAAGGACCGCGAGAACCTCCTCTACCAGCTGCGATACGCCCTGCGAAACCCGGCGAAAGTACCGCCTTACGCCCGGCGGCTCGCCCGGGACACGGTGCTGCGTCTTCGCAACCGCGACCACGTGGACTACTACCGGGCGGTGATGAAGTCCGACGCGTCCCGCAGCGCCGAGGCCGCGGTGGGCAGCAAGTCGCACGCACGCTGGCTGGCCCTGGGCCGGATGCAGTTCGACTACCTCGTCGAGCACGGTCTGAAGCCCGGCCACCGGATGCTCGAGATCGGCTGCGGAAACCTCCGCGCCGGACGGTTGTTCATCGATCACCTCGACGCCGGCAACTACTACGGGATCGACATCTCTCCCGACATCCTGATCGCCGCCCAGCTGACGCTGGTCGAGGACGGCCTGCAGGCCAAGCTCCCGCACCTCACACCGGTGCGCGACCTGAGGTTCGAGTTCCTTCCGGACGCGTACTTCGACGTGGTGCACGCGCACAGCGTCTTCTCCCACTCCCCGCTCCCGGTGATCGAGGAGTGTTTCGCCCACGTCGGGCGCGTCCTCGCCCCCAGCGGGTTCTTCGACTTCACCTTCGACCGCACCGAGGGACGAGAGCACCAGGTGCTGCGCGAGGACTTCTACTACCGCACCGAGACCCTCTTGCAGCTCGCCCAGCGGCACGGCCTGCGCGGAGAGTTCATGGCCGACTGGGAGAAGCGGCCGCACGGCCAGTCGAAGATCCGCCTGCGGCGCGCCTGA
- a CDS encoding Rieske 2Fe-2S domain-containing protein, which translates to MSDETSRGEVPVPAGPTGTGHEDPVPNPGLPTHEPRPTDVDERAAKRAERQVATMFGLATLLTLGFVVAYFAIPTDASFLGFGASNFIMGCALGLALLLIGIGAVQWARKLMSDTEMVEERHPARSTDEERAEAIATVRQGAEESGIGRRKLIRNSLIGALAALGLPVIVLLRDLGPLPGNSSAHTIWRRGTRLANDVTFEPIKAEDLELGQLVNGVPITLEDVPEGAERQDARAKSSIIIVRMKENDIHALPNRRNWGVSGILCYSKVCTHVGCPVNLWEQQTHHVLCPCHQSTFNLADNGRVVFGPAARSLPQLPIMVDSEGYLVAQSDFHEPVGPSYWERG; encoded by the coding sequence ATGAGCGACGAGACCTCTCGTGGCGAGGTTCCCGTCCCGGCCGGCCCCACCGGCACCGGGCACGAGGACCCGGTGCCCAACCCCGGTCTGCCGACGCACGAGCCGCGTCCCACCGACGTCGACGAGCGCGCCGCCAAGCGGGCCGAGCGCCAGGTCGCCACGATGTTCGGGCTGGCCACGCTGCTGACGCTCGGTTTCGTGGTCGCCTACTTCGCCATCCCCACCGACGCGAGCTTCCTCGGCTTCGGTGCGTCCAACTTCATCATGGGCTGCGCGCTCGGTCTCGCTCTGCTGCTGATCGGGATCGGTGCGGTCCAGTGGGCCCGCAAGCTGATGTCCGACACCGAGATGGTCGAGGAACGCCACCCGGCCAGGTCGACCGACGAGGAACGCGCCGAGGCCATCGCGACCGTCCGGCAGGGCGCCGAAGAAAGCGGGATCGGCCGTCGCAAGCTGATCCGCAACTCCCTCATCGGCGCGCTGGCAGCCCTCGGCCTGCCGGTGATCGTGCTGTTGCGTGACCTCGGGCCGCTGCCCGGCAACTCCTCCGCGCACACGATCTGGCGTCGCGGCACCCGGCTCGCCAACGACGTGACGTTCGAGCCGATCAAGGCCGAGGACCTCGAGCTCGGTCAGTTGGTCAACGGTGTGCCGATCACGCTGGAGGACGTGCCCGAGGGCGCCGAACGCCAGGACGCCCGGGCGAAGTCGTCGATCATCATCGTCCGGATGAAGGAGAACGACATCCACGCGCTGCCGAACCGCCGCAACTGGGGCGTTTCCGGCATCCTGTGCTACTCCAAGGTGTGCACCCACGTCGGCTGCCCGGTTAACCTGTGGGAACAGCAGACACACCACGTCCTCTGCCCCTGCCACCAGTCGACGTTCAACCTCGCCGACAATGGAAGGGTCGTCTTCGGGCCGGCTGCGCGGTCGCTGCCACAGTTGCCGATCATGGTCGACTCCGAGGGATACCTGGTCGCCCAGAGCGACTTTCATGAGCCCGTCGGACCGAGTTACTGGGAGCGCGGATGA
- a CDS encoding TetR/AcrR family transcriptional regulator, producing the protein MHLRDARQQLFDAAERVLLRDGPSGLTTRAVTDEAGCAKGVLHRHFSDLDAFLAELVLDRAAQLERQANALLESAGSGAVTDNLTGALIGLFGPVPMAIIPLITFRDGLRARLREARPGGGVGILAQVTNAVAAYLAEERARGRIVADADIDSLGLSVVGGGHLLFADREAGAPTTEAVRKFVAGVLADAVRTS; encoded by the coding sequence GTGCATCTTCGTGACGCACGGCAGCAGCTGTTCGACGCCGCCGAACGCGTGCTGCTGCGGGACGGGCCCAGCGGGCTGACCACCCGGGCGGTTACCGACGAAGCTGGTTGCGCCAAGGGGGTCCTGCACCGGCACTTCAGCGACCTGGACGCCTTCCTCGCCGAGCTGGTGCTGGACCGGGCCGCGCAGTTGGAGAGGCAGGCGAACGCCCTGCTGGAGTCCGCGGGCAGCGGAGCCGTGACCGACAATCTCACCGGTGCCCTGATCGGCCTGTTCGGGCCGGTGCCGATGGCGATCATTCCGTTGATCACCTTCCGGGACGGGCTGCGCGCCCGGCTGCGGGAGGCCAGGCCCGGTGGGGGAGTCGGGATCCTTGCGCAGGTCACGAATGCCGTCGCCGCCTACCTGGCCGAGGAGCGCGCGCGGGGCCGCATCGTGGCCGACGCCGACATCGACTCCCTCGGTCTGTCGGTGGTCGGGGGAGGGCACCTGCTGTTCGCGGACCGCGAGGCAGGCGCGCCGACCACGGAAGCCGTACGGAAGTTCGTGGCAGGTGTCCTCGCCGACGCCGTACGAACTTCCTGA
- a CDS encoding ubiquinol-cytochrome c reductase cytochrome b subunit, translating into MSSATPHPLGKPLEFLDDRIGLAKLVKKNIRKVFPDHWSFLLGEIALYSFIILLLSGTFLTLWFKPSMQEVVYSGPYLPLRGVHMSEAFSSTLHISFGVRGGLLMRQIHHWSAMLFIGAMTLHMLRTFFTGAFRKPRELNWLLGTILLQLGLVEGFTGYSLPDDLLSGTGLRFIEGLLRAFPVVGTYLSYFVFGGAFPGDVVIPRLYPVHILLLPGVILALITAHLALVVYHKHTQFPGPGRTNQNVVGYPLLPVYMAKAGGFFFIVFGVTALMGALFQLNPVWVYGPYNPSQVGAGTQPDWYMGWVEGGLRIMPNWETHIAGFTISWNIFIPGFGLLGLMAVVLALYPFIESWVTGDRREHHLLDRPRNQPVRTAFGVAGMTFYGLLWIGGGNDILATTFHLSINAITWFLRFAIFIGPVIAFLITKRICIGLQRADRDRLLHGRETGIVMRAPNGEVSEIHAPLDPEEAWAIASHDRQEPLEVGSGVDAHGVADPHFRRRKLRARASRFYFSDQLQVPTKAELEAAHGNGHGHELANGNGHARELAEGNGHGEGTKQVGAGGGSTRSEH; encoded by the coding sequence ATGAGCAGCGCGACACCACACCCCCTCGGCAAGCCCCTGGAGTTCCTCGACGATCGCATCGGCCTGGCCAAGCTCGTCAAGAAGAACATCCGCAAGGTCTTCCCCGACCACTGGTCGTTCCTGCTCGGTGAGATCGCGCTCTACAGCTTCATCATCCTGCTGCTGTCGGGCACCTTCCTGACGTTGTGGTTCAAGCCGAGCATGCAGGAGGTCGTCTACAGCGGCCCCTACCTGCCGCTGCGCGGCGTCCACATGTCCGAGGCGTTCTCCTCCACGCTGCACATCTCGTTCGGCGTCCGCGGTGGTCTGCTGATGCGGCAGATCCACCACTGGTCGGCGATGCTGTTCATCGGCGCGATGACGCTGCACATGCTCCGGACCTTCTTCACCGGCGCGTTCCGCAAGCCGCGCGAGCTCAACTGGCTGCTCGGGACCATCCTGCTGCAGCTGGGTCTGGTCGAGGGCTTCACCGGCTACTCCCTCCCCGACGACCTGCTCTCCGGCACCGGTCTGCGGTTCATCGAGGGTCTGCTGCGGGCGTTCCCGGTGGTCGGCACCTACCTGTCGTACTTCGTGTTCGGCGGTGCGTTCCCGGGTGACGTGGTGATTCCACGCCTGTATCCGGTGCACATCCTGCTGCTGCCGGGAGTCATCCTGGCGCTGATCACCGCACACCTGGCGCTGGTCGTCTACCACAAGCACACGCAGTTCCCGGGCCCGGGACGGACCAACCAGAACGTCGTCGGCTACCCGCTGCTGCCGGTGTACATGGCCAAGGCCGGCGGCTTCTTCTTCATCGTCTTCGGCGTCACCGCCCTGATGGGCGCGCTGTTCCAGCTGAACCCGGTCTGGGTGTACGGCCCGTACAACCCGTCCCAGGTCGGTGCCGGTACCCAGCCCGACTGGTACATGGGGTGGGTCGAGGGCGGACTGCGCATCATGCCCAACTGGGAAACCCACATCGCGGGCTTCACCATCAGCTGGAACATCTTCATCCCGGGCTTCGGCCTGCTCGGGCTGATGGCCGTCGTCCTCGCGCTCTACCCGTTCATCGAGTCCTGGGTGACCGGTGACCGGCGCGAGCACCACCTGCTGGACCGGCCCCGCAACCAGCCGGTGCGGACCGCGTTCGGTGTGGCCGGGATGACGTTCTACGGCCTGCTGTGGATCGGCGGAGGCAACGACATCCTCGCCACCACGTTCCACCTGTCGATCAACGCCATCACCTGGTTCCTCCGCTTCGCAATCTTCATCGGCCCGGTGATCGCGTTCCTGATCACCAAGCGGATCTGCATCGGCCTGCAGCGCGCGGACCGGGACCGGCTGCTCCACGGCCGGGAAACCGGCATCGTCATGCGGGCCCCCAACGGCGAGGTCAGCGAGATCCACGCTCCCCTCGACCCGGAGGAGGCCTGGGCGATCGCCAGCCACGACCGCCAGGAGCCCCTGGAGGTCGGTTCGGGAGTGGACGCCCACGGTGTGGCAGACCCCCACTTCCGGCGGCGGAAGCTGCGGGCACGTGCGTCCCGCTTCTACTTCAGCGACCAACTGCAGGTGCCGACGAAGGCCGAGCTGGAGGCCGCTCACGGCAACGGCCACGGCCACGAACTCGCCAACGGCAACGGCCATGCCCGCGAGCTGGCCGAGGGCAACGGCCACGGCGAGGGCACGAAGCAGGTCGGCGCCGGCGGCGGGAGCACCCGCTCCGAGCACTGA
- a CDS encoding heme-copper oxidase subunit III, with protein MVSVGTIVWLASELMFFAALFAAYFTIRAVSPDLWAQETAKLNVPFAFVNTTVLVLSSVTCQMGVFAAERGQVGRASGILNPAKWGLREWFVLTYLMGAFFIGGQTYEYAELIHEGVSISSTAYGSVFYLTTGFHGLHVTGGLIAFLLVLGRTFMTKRFTHEQAVSAIVVSYYWHFVDVVWIGLFATIYLIK; from the coding sequence ATGGTCAGTGTCGGGACGATCGTGTGGCTGGCGAGCGAGCTGATGTTCTTCGCCGCGCTCTTCGCGGCATATTTCACGATTCGGGCAGTTTCGCCGGACCTGTGGGCGCAGGAGACGGCGAAGCTCAACGTCCCCTTCGCCTTCGTCAACACGACGGTGCTGGTGCTGTCGTCGGTGACCTGCCAGATGGGCGTCTTCGCTGCCGAACGCGGCCAGGTGGGGCGCGCCAGCGGCATCCTGAACCCCGCGAAGTGGGGCCTGCGGGAGTGGTTCGTCCTTACCTATCTCATGGGTGCGTTCTTCATCGGCGGCCAGACCTACGAGTACGCCGAGCTGATCCACGAGGGCGTCTCGATCTCCTCCACCGCCTACGGCTCGGTGTTCTACCTCACCACCGGCTTCCACGGACTCCACGTGACAGGCGGCCTGATCGCCTTCCTCCTGGTCCTCGGTCGCACGTTCATGACGAAGCGGTTCACGCACGAGCAGGCGGTGAGCGCCATCGTGGTGTCGTACTACTGGCACTTCGTCGACGTCGTGTGGATCGGACTGTTCGCGACCATCTATCTCATCAAGTAG
- a CDS encoding cytochrome c, which translates to MSTILSARRRNRFAGLVVVALALTVFGGVYAVASPSSKASADAAQSTQVEQGRKLFAVSCSSCHGTNAAGTNAGPPLIGVGAAAVDFQVATGRMPAQQPGAQIPKKPVAFSDEETAALAAYVASLGPGPSVPSKQDLDTSDLSDAEIAQGGELFRTNCASCHNVAGKGGALTHGKYAPNLDGTSDRHIYEAMLTGPQNMPVFSDQVITPKNKRQIIAYLDELKHQPTQGGFGLGGLGPVSEGVAAWLVGLAACVVLAVWIAAKTARTNGKGAQGK; encoded by the coding sequence CTGAGCACCATCCTGAGCGCGCGACGGCGCAACCGGTTCGCCGGCCTGGTCGTCGTCGCCCTGGCGTTGACGGTCTTCGGCGGTGTCTACGCCGTCGCATCCCCTTCGTCGAAGGCGTCCGCCGACGCCGCCCAGTCGACGCAGGTCGAGCAGGGCCGCAAGCTGTTCGCGGTGAGCTGCTCCTCCTGCCACGGTACGAACGCGGCGGGTACCAACGCGGGTCCCCCGCTGATCGGGGTCGGCGCCGCGGCGGTCGACTTCCAGGTCGCCACCGGGCGGATGCCGGCACAGCAGCCGGGTGCCCAGATCCCCAAGAAGCCCGTCGCCTTCAGCGACGAGGAGACCGCCGCGCTGGCGGCCTACGTCGCCTCGCTCGGCCCCGGCCCGTCGGTGCCCTCCAAGCAGGATCTCGACACCTCCGACCTCAGCGACGCCGAGATCGCCCAGGGCGGTGAGCTGTTCCGCACCAACTGCGCCTCCTGCCACAACGTGGCCGGCAAGGGCGGGGCGCTCACCCACGGCAAGTACGCGCCCAACCTCGACGGCACCTCGGACCGGCACATCTACGAGGCGATGTTGACCGGCCCGCAGAACATGCCCGTGTTCTCCGACCAGGTGATCACCCCGAAGAACAAGCGGCAGATCATCGCCTACCTCGACGAACTGAAGCACCAGCCGACCCAGGGAGGGTTCGGCCTCGGCGGGCTGGGCCCGGTGAGCGAGGGCGTCGCCGCCTGGCTCGTCGGTCTCGCCGCCTGCGTCGTTCTCGCGGTGTGGATCGCGGCGAAGACCGCACGGACCAACGGAAAGGGAGCACAGGGCAAATGA
- a CDS encoding DEDD exonuclease domain-containing protein — protein sequence MTVAEPSLPVQASFDELGTPLRDVTFCVVDLETTGSSPQQAGITEIGAVKVRAGEVLGEFQTLVNPGSAIPPFIAVLTGITDSMVASAPPLGAALPAFLEFAHGCVLVAHNAPFDVGFLRAAAQEHGRPWPSFEVLDTARLARRVLTRDDAPNCKLATLARFFRSGTVPQHRALGDARATVDVLHGLFERLGPLGVHSLEELAAFSSRVSPAQRRKRHLADQLPHAPGVYVFTDDRGRVLYVGKSKDLRTRVRTYFTASETRSRMGEMVSLAAKVTGIECATPLEAEVRELRLIAAHKPRYNRRSRFPERATWLKITVEPFPRLSLVREVKADAATYLGPFGSRRVAERAVAAIHEAFPIRQCTQRLSRTPRAGSACVLAEMDRCVAPCVGAVDVQTYATHVDAIRHAVAADPTPVIAAATRRIGRLAAESRFEEASVHRDRMAAFVRAAARFQRMSALARCPELVAAKRTDQGGWEAHVVRYGRLAAAGVVPRGMPARAGVDEIVATAETVEPPPPPTPAATAEETERILAWLEQPGVRLVELAGEWSCPVGGAQAHTEWLDTAYAARDDVVPCQDRRRLRPTHRPAR from the coding sequence ATGACCGTCGCGGAACCCTCCCTGCCCGTCCAGGCGAGCTTCGACGAGCTCGGCACCCCTTTGCGGGACGTGACCTTCTGTGTGGTCGACCTGGAGACCACCGGGAGTTCGCCGCAGCAGGCCGGGATCACCGAGATCGGTGCGGTGAAGGTCCGGGCGGGCGAGGTGCTCGGCGAGTTCCAGACGCTGGTCAACCCGGGCTCGGCGATCCCGCCGTTCATCGCCGTGCTCACCGGCATCACCGACTCGATGGTGGCCTCCGCCCCACCTCTCGGTGCCGCGCTGCCGGCGTTCCTGGAGTTCGCGCACGGCTGCGTGCTCGTGGCGCACAACGCGCCCTTCGACGTGGGATTCCTCCGGGCCGCCGCGCAGGAGCACGGCCGGCCCTGGCCGTCGTTCGAGGTCCTGGACACCGCCCGGCTGGCCCGTCGGGTCCTCACCCGCGACGACGCACCCAACTGCAAGCTCGCCACCCTTGCACGCTTCTTCCGTTCCGGCACCGTTCCCCAGCACCGTGCCCTCGGCGACGCCCGGGCGACCGTCGACGTCCTGCACGGGCTGTTCGAGCGTCTCGGCCCGCTGGGCGTGCACTCACTGGAGGAGCTGGCCGCGTTCAGCTCGCGGGTCTCCCCCGCCCAGCGCCGCAAACGCCACCTCGCCGACCAGCTGCCACACGCGCCCGGGGTCTACGTCTTCACCGACGACCGCGGCCGGGTGCTCTACGTCGGCAAGTCCAAGGACCTCCGCACCCGGGTGCGCACCTACTTCACGGCGTCGGAGACCCGTTCGCGGATGGGCGAGATGGTGAGCCTCGCGGCGAAGGTGACCGGCATCGAGTGCGCCACCCCGCTGGAGGCGGAGGTACGCGAGCTGCGCCTCATCGCCGCGCACAAGCCGCGGTACAACCGCCGGTCCAGATTCCCCGAGCGCGCGACCTGGCTCAAGATCACGGTGGAGCCGTTCCCGCGGCTGTCGCTGGTCCGCGAGGTGAAGGCCGACGCGGCGACCTATCTCGGTCCGTTCGGCTCGCGGCGGGTGGCAGAGCGGGCCGTCGCCGCGATCCACGAGGCGTTCCCCATCCGGCAGTGCACCCAGCGGCTCTCCCGCACCCCGCGCGCCGGCTCCGCGTGCGTGCTGGCCGAGATGGACCGGTGCGTGGCACCCTGCGTCGGCGCGGTCGACGTGCAGACGTACGCCACCCACGTCGACGCGATCCGGCATGCCGTCGCCGCCGACCCCACCCCGGTGATCGCGGCGGCCACCCGCCGGATCGGCCGGCTGGCGGCAGAGTCGAGGTTCGAGGAGGCGAGCGTCCACCGCGACCGGATGGCCGCGTTCGTCCGCGCCGCGGCACGCTTCCAGCGGATGAGCGCCCTGGCCCGCTGTCCCGAGCTGGTCGCCGCGAAACGCACCGACCAAGGCGGCTGGGAGGCACACGTCGTGCGGTACGGCCGGCTGGCCGCCGCCGGCGTCGTTCCCCGCGGCATGCCCGCACGCGCCGGGGTGGACGAGATCGTTGCCACCGCGGAGACGGTCGAGCCGCCACCGCCGCCCACGCCGGCCGCCACCGCCGAGGAGACCGAGCGGATCCTCGCCTGGCTGGAGCAACCGGGCGTACGCCTGGTCGAGCTGGCCGGTGAGTGGAGCTGCCCGGTCGGCGGCGCCCAGGCGCACACCGAGTGGCTGGACACCGCGTACGCCGCCCGTGACGACGTCGTACCCTGCCAGGACCGCAGGCGCCTGCGGCCGACCCACCGGCCGGCCCGATGA
- a CDS encoding Lrp/AsnC ligand binding domain-containing protein, with amino-acid sequence MITAIVFVQADVARIPEVAQEIAQLDGVSEVYSVTGDIDLIALVRVREHDQVADVVADRLNKVPGVLSTETHIAFRAYSQHDLEAAFSLGIPE; translated from the coding sequence TTGATCACCGCCATCGTGTTCGTCCAGGCAGATGTCGCGCGCATCCCGGAGGTGGCCCAGGAGATCGCCCAGCTCGACGGCGTGAGCGAGGTCTACTCCGTCACCGGTGACATCGACCTGATCGCGCTGGTCCGCGTCCGCGAGCACGACCAGGTGGCCGACGTCGTGGCCGACCGGCTCAACAAGGTGCCGGGCGTGCTGTCCACCGAGACCCACATCGCGTTCCGGGCCTACTCCCAGCACGACCTGGAGGCCGCGTTCAGCCTGGGGATCCCCGAGTAG